A single region of the Cynocephalus volans isolate mCynVol1 chromosome 12, mCynVol1.pri, whole genome shotgun sequence genome encodes:
- the LOC134360644 gene encoding olfactory receptor 6C2-like: MRNHTAITTFILLGLTDDTRLQILLFIFLFVSYILSVAGNLTIITLTLTDSHLQTPMYLFLQNFSFLEISFTTACVPRFLYSILSGDKSITYDACASQLLFTDLFAVTEFFLLATMSCDRYVAICKPLHYMIIMNSRVCKNFILSCWLAALIIILPPISLGLGLEFCDSNIIDHFCCDASPILKISCSDTWLIEQMVIVCAVLTFIITLLCIVLSYIYIIKTILRFPSAQQRKKAFSTCSSHMIVVSITYGSCIFIYVKPSAKDEVAINKGISLLITSISPVLNPFIYTLRNKQVKQAFNDLIKNIAFFSKT, from the coding sequence ATGAGAAACCACACAGCAATAACAACTTTCATCTTGCTGGGACTGACAGATGACACTCGGCTGCAAATTCTgctttttatctttctatttgtttcttaCATTTTGAGTGTCGCAGGAAATCTAACAATCATCACCCTCACTCTAACTGATTCCCACCTTCAAACgcccatgtatctttttctccaaaatttctcCTTCTTAGAAATTTCATTCACAACTGCTTGTGTTCCCAGATTCTTGTATAGCATATTATCTGGGGACAAGTCCATTACCTATGATGCTTGTGCCAGTCAACTGTTATTTACAGACCTGTTTGCAGTAACAGAATTTTTTCTCCTGGCCACTATGTCCTGTGATCGCTATGTGGCTATCTGTAAACCACTGCATTACATGATAATCATGAACAGCAGAGTCTGCAAGAACTTCATCCTCTCATGTTGGCTAGCAGCTCTAATCATCATTCTCCCACCAATTAGTTTGGGCTTGGGCCTGGAATTCTGTGACTCCAATATCATTGATCATTTTTGCTGTGATGCATCTCCTATTCTAAAGATCTCTTGCTCAGACACATGGTTGATAGAACAAATGGTGATCGTATGTGCTGTGTTGACCTTCATCATCACCCTCTTGTGCATTGTTCTTTCCTACATTTACATTATCAAGACTATTCTAAGATTCCCctctgcccagcaaaggaaaaaagCCTTTTCCACTTGTTCTTCCCACATGATTGTTGTTTCCATTACTTACGGTAGCTGCATTTTCATTTATGTCAAACCTTCAGCCAAGGATGAGGTGGCTATTAATAAAGGGATTTCACTCCTTATTACTTCTATTTCACCAGTGCTGAATCCCTTTATTTACACACTAAGAAACAAGCAAGTAAAGCAAGCTTTCaatgatttaattaaaaacattgcaTTCTTCTCAAAGACGTAA
- the LOC134360410 gene encoding olfactory receptor 6C2-like, which produces MRNHTAITTFILLGLTDDPQLQVLIFIFLFLTYFLSITGNLTIIILTLTDSHLKTPMYFFLRNFSFLEISFTSVCIPRFLYSISTKDNTITYNACASQIFFIGLFGATEFFLLAAMSYDRYVAICKPLQYMTIMSHRVCTTLVLCCWISGLMIIVIPLGMGLQLEFCDSNAIDHFGCDASPLFKISCSDTWFIEQMVIICAVLTFIITLIGVILSYIYIIKTILRFPSAHQRKKAFSTCSSHMIVVSVTYGSCIFIYLKPSAKEEVAINKGVSVLTTSVAPLLNPFIYTLRNKQVKQGFNKTIKKLAFILHK; this is translated from the coding sequence ATGAGAAATCACACAGCAATAACAACATTCATCTTGTTGGGACTTACAGATGACCCACAGCTGCAagttctcatttttatatttctatttctgacaTACTTTCTGAGCATAACTGGAAACCTGACCATTATCATTCTTACCCTGACTGATTCTCATCTTAAAAcacctatgtatttttttcttcgaAACTTTTCCTTCTTAGAAATCTCATTCACATCAGTCTGTATCCCAAGATTCCTTTACAGTATATCAACCAAGGACAACACCATAACTTACAATGCTTGTGCcagtcaaatattttttattggacTGTTTGGGGCTACAGAGTTTTTTCTCCTGGCTGCCATGTcctatgaccgctatgtggccatctgcaaaccccTTCAGTACATGACCATCATGAGTCACCGGGTCTGCACCACCCTTGTCCTCTGCTGCTGGATCTCTGGGTTGATGATCATCGTCATTCCACTCGGTATGGGCCTCCAGCTGGAATTCTGTGACTCCAACGCCATTGATCACTTTGGCTGTGATGCATCTCCTCTTTTTAAGATTTCGTGCTCAGATACATGGTTCATAGAACAAATGGTTATAATCTGTGCAGTACTGACATTCATTATCACACTAATAGGTGTAATTCTTTCTTACATATATATCATCAAAACAATTCTCAGATTTCCCTCTGCTCATCAAAGGAAAAAAGCTTTTTCCACCTGCTCTTCTCACATGATTGTTGTTTCTGTCACCTATGGCAGCTGCATTTTCATCTACCTCAAGCCTTCAGCCAAAGAAGAGGTGGCCATCAATAAAGGGGTATCTGTGCTCACTACCTCTGTTGCCCCTTTGTTAAATCCCTTTATTTATACCTTAAGGAACAAGCAAGTGAAACAAGGTTTtaataaaacaatcaaaaaactTGCTTTTATCTTACACAAGTAA